The proteins below come from a single Asanoa ferruginea genomic window:
- a CDS encoding FAD:protein FMN transferase, which translates to MRPDLRLGGGPASTLAHPAAANGGLVAHHTVQTSTAGFTLTLVSPEWMSRRTLAATIADAVAELRAVDFAYSPIRESSLVARLRRGEVAPDAYAPLADLVARCDAMRAATDGWFDAWSAPGGFDPSALVKGWAMERAAARVRAAGITDYAVASGGDLTVRGNAPHGGPWRIAVHHPYEARRKPVLLELTAGAIGTSGVTGRRGHVVDPHRASAVEELRAATVMGPDLAVADAYATALYAAGEAGLAWFPTPEGYTGTILLGALASHR; encoded by the coding sequence ATGCGCCCAGACCTACGCCTCGGCGGCGGCCCGGCCAGCACGCTCGCCCACCCCGCCGCCGCCAACGGTGGCCTGGTCGCACACCACACCGTGCAGACGTCCACGGCCGGTTTCACACTGACCCTGGTCAGCCCGGAGTGGATGAGCCGCCGCACGCTCGCCGCCACCATCGCCGACGCGGTCGCCGAGTTGCGGGCGGTCGACTTCGCCTACAGCCCGATCCGCGAGTCCAGCCTGGTCGCCCGCCTGCGCCGCGGCGAGGTCGCGCCCGATGCCTACGCACCGCTGGCCGACCTGGTCGCCCGCTGCGACGCCATGCGCGCCGCCACCGACGGCTGGTTCGACGCCTGGTCGGCACCGGGCGGCTTCGACCCCAGCGCGCTGGTGAAGGGCTGGGCGATGGAACGGGCGGCGGCTCGGGTGCGGGCCGCGGGCATCACCGACTACGCCGTCGCCAGTGGCGGCGACCTCACCGTGCGCGGCAACGCACCCCACGGCGGTCCCTGGCGGATCGCGGTCCATCACCCATACGAGGCGCGCCGCAAGCCGGTTTTGCTCGAGTTGACGGCCGGCGCCATCGGCACGTCGGGTGTCACCGGGCGCCGCGGGCACGTCGTCGACCCGCACCGCGCGTCGGCGGTCGAGGAGCTGCGCGCAGCGACGGTGATGGGCCCCGACCTGGCGGTGGCCGACGCCTACGCCACGGCGCTCTACGCGGCCGGTGAAGCCGGCCTGGCCTGGTTCCCCACTCCTGAGGGCTACACCGGCACCATCCTGCTCGGCGCGCTGGCCAGCCACCGCTGA